A window of Tautonia plasticadhaerens contains these coding sequences:
- the tssC gene encoding type VI secretion system contractile sheath large subunit, translating into MSTAEQSQNRGAASTEAQAAEGGLLDRIISEGRLARDEEQRVLARDLIGEFVDQVMGGTMTVSKDTQAMINARIAQIDQLLSRQLNAVMHHEEFQKLEGSWRGLHYFVHQSETGKDLKIRVLNVSKKDLLKDMERAPEFDQSALFKKVYEEEYGTFGGEPVGALIGDYEFGRGPQDVALLEKIAGVAAAAHAPFITAANAEMFNIDRYTQLGEPRDLAKIFNSPDYAKWRSFRDSEDSRYVGLCLPHVLMRMPYGPETTPVEAFNFVEDVDGTDHSKYLWGNAAYAMATRLTDSFAKFHWCATIRGVEGGGLVSGLPTHTFKTDQGDVALKCPTEIAITDRREKELSDLGFMPLVHCKNTDYAAFFGAQSCQKAKLYDTDAANANARLSTQLQYILAVSRIAHYLKSIMRDKVGSFMSRDECETFLNRWIKQYVTSDSTANQETKAKRPLNAARIDVMDDPARPGCYRAVAFLKPHFQLDELTVSLRLVAELPPPAK; encoded by the coding sequence ATGTCGACGGCCGAACAATCGCAGAACCGGGGTGCCGCGTCGACCGAGGCCCAGGCGGCCGAGGGCGGCCTGCTGGATCGGATCATCTCCGAAGGGCGGCTCGCCCGGGACGAGGAGCAGCGCGTCCTGGCACGCGATCTCATCGGCGAGTTCGTGGACCAGGTCATGGGCGGCACCATGACCGTGTCCAAGGACACGCAGGCGATGATCAACGCCCGAATCGCGCAGATCGATCAGCTGCTCTCCCGGCAACTCAACGCGGTCATGCACCATGAGGAGTTCCAGAAACTCGAGGGCTCCTGGCGCGGCCTGCACTACTTCGTCCACCAGAGCGAGACGGGCAAGGATCTGAAGATCCGGGTGCTCAACGTCTCCAAGAAGGACCTGCTCAAGGACATGGAGCGGGCGCCCGAGTTCGACCAGAGCGCCCTGTTCAAGAAGGTCTACGAGGAGGAATACGGCACCTTCGGCGGCGAGCCGGTCGGCGCCCTGATCGGCGACTACGAGTTCGGCCGGGGGCCCCAGGACGTCGCCCTGCTGGAGAAGATCGCCGGGGTGGCCGCCGCGGCGCACGCGCCGTTCATCACGGCGGCCAATGCCGAGATGTTTAACATCGACCGTTACACGCAGCTCGGCGAGCCCCGGGACCTGGCCAAGATCTTCAACTCCCCCGACTACGCGAAGTGGCGATCGTTCCGGGACTCGGAGGACTCCCGATACGTCGGCCTCTGCCTGCCCCACGTGCTGATGCGGATGCCCTACGGCCCGGAGACGACCCCCGTCGAGGCGTTCAACTTCGTCGAGGACGTGGACGGCACCGACCACTCGAAGTACCTCTGGGGCAACGCCGCCTACGCGATGGCCACGCGGCTGACCGATTCGTTCGCCAAGTTCCACTGGTGCGCCACCATCCGGGGGGTCGAGGGGGGCGGCCTGGTCAGCGGGCTGCCGACGCACACCTTCAAGACCGACCAGGGGGACGTGGCGCTCAAGTGCCCGACCGAGATCGCCATCACCGACCGCCGCGAGAAGGAACTCTCCGACCTGGGCTTCATGCCGCTGGTCCACTGCAAGAACACCGACTACGCCGCGTTCTTCGGCGCCCAGTCGTGCCAGAAGGCCAAGCTCTACGACACCGACGCGGCCAACGCCAACGCCCGGCTGTCGACCCAGTTGCAGTACATCCTGGCCGTCTCCCGGATCGCCCACTACCTGAAGTCGATCATGCGGGACAAGGTCGGCTCGTTCATGAGCCGGGACGAGTGCGAGACGTTCCTGAACCGCTGGATCAAGCAGTACGTGACCAGCGACAGCACGGCCAACCAGGAGACCAAGGCCAAGCGGCCGCTCAACGCGGCCCGGATCGACGTGATGGACGACCCGGCGCGTCCGGGCTGCTATCGCGCCGTGGCCTTCCTCAAGCCTCACTTCCAGCTCGACGAGCTGACGGTGTCGCTCCGGCTGGTCGCCGAGCTGCCGCCCCCGGCGAAGTGA
- the tssB gene encoding type VI secretion system contractile sheath small subunit → MPPESQQHKLDRVRKPRVHLTYDVEVGGAIQVKELPFVVGVLADLSGKPEEPLPKLKDRSLVEVDRDNFNQVLAKIRPRLAYQVDNLLQNDGTKMNVALQFAHMDDFEPEQVVRQVEPLRKLLEARNRLDALLSKMDGNDKLEELLQDVIGNTEQLKKLGEETGRGASGGEDASTDEPGAEG, encoded by the coding sequence ATGCCCCCCGAAAGTCAGCAGCACAAACTGGACCGGGTCCGCAAACCCCGGGTCCACCTGACGTACGACGTCGAGGTCGGTGGCGCGATCCAGGTCAAGGAGCTGCCCTTCGTGGTCGGCGTGCTGGCCGACCTCTCGGGCAAGCCGGAGGAGCCGCTGCCGAAGCTCAAGGACCGTTCGCTCGTCGAGGTCGACCGTGACAATTTTAATCAGGTTCTGGCCAAAATACGGCCAAGGTTGGCCTATCAGGTCGACAACCTGCTGCAGAACGACGGCACCAAGATGAACGTCGCGCTGCAATTCGCCCACATGGACGACTTCGAGCCTGAACAGGTCGTCCGCCAGGTCGAGCCCCTGCGGAAACTGCTCGAGGCCCGCAACCGGCTCGACGCCTTGCTGAGCAAGATGGACGGCAACGACAAGCTCGAGGAGCTGCTCCAGGACGTGATCGGCAACACGGAGCAGCTCAAGAAGCTCGGGGAGGAAACCGGCCGGGGCGCCTCGGGCGGCGAGGACGCCTCAACGGACGAGCCAGGGGCGGAGGGCTGA
- the tssF gene encoding type VI secretion system baseplate subunit TssF, with product MDDELLAYYEGELRFLRESGAEFARRYPKVAARLQLDPHGTSDPHVERLLEGCALLTARVRKKLDDEYPEITAGLLEVLYPHLLRPTPPMTIVQFLPGPDPAGVAGGYEVVAGTGLISPPVENSPVRFRTAYPVTLWPIEVAEAKLLTGRVDDPARPPRATGLLRLTLRGAGGRPIPGGIDRLRFFLDGDTAPVLGIYELLSTCVVKVVARIRDPSGGATDVPLPDDALRAVGFGPDEGMIPYSRRSFPGYRLLQEFFAFPAKFHFVDVIGLDRLGGLGPSTSVEILLFLERVPAGLPDVEKENFKLGCAPAVNLYTLTAEPITLDQAHHEYRLIPDVHRQGTTEVYSVDSVRLAASYLHEAVPVPPFHESRDPDPESPWRRTSWYAVRRPSPRRGDLGTEVSLVFVQPDFEPSREGEGVVTAQVTCTDRDLADRLPFGGDRGDLEMEAPGPIGRIRCLRKPTPTRRPRLGGDLHWRLISTLSLNHLSLVDSAEGIEALRSVLTLHDPADSAVSRQQIAGIVGLSSRRVAGRVPGVGPGGAVCLGQEVTVEFDETHFVGSGALLLASVLERFLGSYATLNSFTRLVARTRQREGILKRWPPRAGDRTLL from the coding sequence GTGGACGACGAACTCCTGGCCTATTACGAGGGCGAGCTCCGCTTCCTCCGCGAGTCGGGGGCCGAATTCGCACGCCGATACCCCAAGGTCGCCGCCCGCCTCCAACTCGACCCGCACGGCACCTCCGACCCCCACGTCGAGCGCCTGCTCGAGGGCTGCGCCCTGCTGACCGCCCGGGTCCGCAAGAAGCTCGACGACGAGTACCCCGAGATCACTGCCGGGCTGCTGGAGGTGCTCTACCCGCACCTGCTCCGCCCCACGCCCCCGATGACCATCGTCCAGTTCCTGCCCGGCCCCGACCCGGCGGGCGTGGCCGGCGGGTACGAGGTCGTCGCCGGGACGGGACTGATCTCCCCCCCCGTCGAGAACTCGCCGGTCCGCTTCCGCACGGCCTACCCCGTGACGCTCTGGCCGATCGAGGTGGCCGAGGCGAAGCTCCTGACCGGCCGGGTCGACGACCCGGCCCGCCCCCCCCGCGCCACCGGCCTGCTCCGGCTGACGCTGCGAGGGGCCGGCGGCCGGCCGATCCCCGGCGGGATCGATCGCCTCCGGTTCTTCCTCGACGGAGACACGGCGCCGGTCCTGGGGATCTATGAACTCCTCTCCACCTGCGTCGTCAAGGTCGTCGCCCGGATTCGGGACCCCTCCGGCGGGGCGACCGACGTGCCCCTGCCGGACGACGCCCTCCGGGCCGTCGGATTCGGGCCGGACGAGGGGATGATCCCGTACTCCCGCCGCAGCTTCCCCGGCTACCGGCTGCTCCAGGAATTCTTCGCCTTCCCGGCGAAGTTCCACTTCGTCGACGTGATCGGCCTGGACCGCCTCGGGGGCCTCGGGCCGTCGACCTCCGTCGAGATCTTGCTGTTCCTGGAACGGGTCCCGGCGGGGCTCCCGGACGTCGAGAAGGAGAATTTCAAGCTCGGCTGCGCACCGGCCGTGAACCTGTACACCCTGACGGCCGAGCCGATCACGCTCGACCAGGCCCACCACGAGTACCGGCTGATCCCCGACGTGCACCGCCAGGGGACCACGGAGGTCTATTCCGTCGATTCCGTCCGCCTGGCTGCCTCGTACCTCCACGAGGCGGTGCCCGTCCCGCCGTTCCACGAGTCGAGGGATCCGGACCCGGAGTCTCCCTGGCGGCGGACCTCCTGGTACGCCGTCCGTCGCCCGTCGCCGAGGAGGGGGGACCTCGGGACCGAGGTCTCGCTCGTCTTCGTCCAGCCGGACTTCGAGCCGTCGAGGGAGGGGGAGGGGGTGGTCACCGCCCAGGTCACCTGTACCGACCGGGACCTGGCCGATCGCCTCCCCTTCGGCGGCGACCGCGGGGACCTGGAGATGGAGGCCCCCGGGCCGATCGGCCGGATCCGGTGCCTCCGCAAGCCGACGCCGACCCGGCGCCCCCGGCTCGGCGGCGACCTGCACTGGCGGCTGATCTCCACGCTGTCGCTCAACCACCTCTCCCTGGTCGACTCGGCCGAGGGGATCGAGGCCCTCCGGTCGGTGCTCACCCTGCACGACCCGGCCGACTCGGCCGTCTCCCGGCAGCAGATCGCCGGGATCGTCGGGCTCTCCAGCCGGCGGGTGGCCGGCCGGGTCCCCGGCGTCGGCCCGGGAGGGGCGGTCTGCCTCGGGCAGGAGGTCACCGTCGAATTCGACGAGACCCACTTCGTCGGCAGCGGGGCGTTGCTGCTGGCCAGCGTGCTGGAGCGGTTCCTCGGCTCCTACGCGACGCTCAATTCGTTCACCCGCCTGGTGGCGAGGACCCGCCAGCGCGAAGGGATCCTCAAGCGATGGCCACCCCGGGCCGGAGACCGGACGCTCCTGTAG
- a CDS encoding Hcp family type VI secretion system effector — MAANYFLKMTPDVPGESQQEGFEKQIEILSFSWGVSQSGGFSFAGGGGVAQANVQDLSISFRQNKSSPKLMEACASGKHYDEAVLTCLRAAGDKAEKYLEITLTDVIISSYQTGGSGDDFPVESMSLNFAKVKQEFFTQDDKGAAESAGVGTWDQAKATTK, encoded by the coding sequence ATGGCTGCAAATTATTTCCTTAAGATGACCCCCGACGTCCCGGGCGAGTCGCAGCAGGAGGGCTTCGAGAAGCAGATCGAGATCCTCAGCTTCAGCTGGGGCGTCAGCCAGTCCGGCGGCTTCTCCTTCGCGGGCGGCGGCGGCGTCGCGCAGGCCAACGTGCAGGACCTGAGCATTTCCTTCCGCCAGAACAAGTCGTCGCCCAAGCTGATGGAGGCCTGCGCCAGCGGCAAGCACTACGACGAGGCGGTGCTGACCTGCCTCCGGGCCGCGGGCGACAAGGCGGAGAAGTACCTGGAGATCACGCTCACCGATGTGATCATTTCCAGCTATCAGACCGGCGGCAGCGGCGACGACTTCCCGGTCGAGTCCATGAGCCTGAACTTCGCCAAGGTCAAGCAGGAGTTCTTCACCCAGGACGACAAGGGCGCCGCCGAATCGGCCGGCGTGGGGACCTGGGACCAGGCCAAGGCGACGACGAAGTGA
- the tssG gene encoding type VI secretion system baseplate subunit TssG, giving the protein MATPGRRPDAPVGQSLFGEPYRYEFFQAVRLLERLDRARPPVGRDSRPAREAVRFRVARGLAFPPSELVDLVRPAEGSPDPPTMTVAFLGLTGPLGVLPYCYTELVAERARAGDHTPAAFFDLFNHRLISLFFRAWEKYRPALAFERGEGDPLTRCLFSLMGLGLEPLRSRFETPDGVLLAFAGAFAQRHRSAVMLERLLSDRSGMPVSVLQFQGRWLRLDPEDRSTLGASGRNNALGRTLVVGDRAWDVRSKFRLRLGPLSFAQFRAMSPEGRAFRSLCQMTRLYVDGELDFDVQLVLRADEVPESRLSGRSGTGSRLGRDAWLRSRPLGRDPEDARFASTA; this is encoded by the coding sequence ATGGCCACCCCGGGCCGGAGACCGGACGCTCCTGTAGGGCAATCGCTCTTCGGGGAGCCCTACCGGTACGAGTTCTTCCAGGCCGTCCGGCTGCTGGAGCGGCTGGATCGCGCCCGCCCCCCCGTCGGCCGCGACTCCCGGCCCGCCCGGGAGGCCGTGCGCTTCCGGGTCGCCCGCGGACTGGCCTTCCCGCCGAGCGAACTGGTCGACCTCGTCCGACCCGCCGAGGGCTCCCCCGACCCGCCGACGATGACCGTCGCCTTCCTCGGCCTGACCGGGCCGCTGGGCGTCCTCCCCTATTGCTACACCGAGCTCGTCGCCGAACGGGCCCGGGCCGGCGACCACACCCCGGCGGCGTTCTTCGACCTGTTCAACCACCGCCTCATCTCGCTGTTCTTCCGGGCCTGGGAGAAGTACCGGCCGGCCCTGGCCTTCGAGCGCGGCGAGGGCGATCCGCTGACCCGATGCCTCTTCAGCCTGATGGGACTGGGCCTGGAGCCGCTCCGTTCCCGATTCGAGACCCCCGACGGGGTGCTGCTCGCCTTCGCCGGGGCGTTCGCCCAGCGGCACCGCTCGGCGGTGATGCTGGAACGGCTGCTCTCCGACCGCTCCGGGATGCCGGTCTCGGTGCTCCAGTTCCAGGGCCGATGGCTCCGGCTCGACCCCGAGGACCGCTCGACGCTCGGCGCCTCGGGTCGCAACAACGCCCTGGGCCGGACCCTGGTGGTCGGCGACCGGGCCTGGGACGTCCGCAGCAAGTTCCGCCTCCGACTCGGCCCGCTCTCCTTCGCGCAATTCCGGGCGATGTCGCCCGAGGGCCGGGCGTTCCGATCCCTCTGTCAGATGACGAGGCTCTACGTCGATGGCGAGCTCGACTTCGACGTGCAGCTCGTCCTCCGGGCGGACGAGGTGCCCGAGTCCCGCCTCTCGGGCCGGTCGGGCACCGGCTCCCGGCTCGGCCGAGATGCCTGGCTGCGGTCCCGCCCGCTCGGCCGGGACCCCGAGGACGCCCGATTCGCCTCGACGGCCTGA
- the tssE gene encoding type VI secretion system baseplate subunit TssE: MARPEPDQPLLPSVLDRLIDLEPGTTTEARPRASARLEELKRSVRRDLEWLLNSRRLLASPPPGAEHAPRSLLSFGLPDFSHVSLENSEHREALRRTVEEAISRFEPRLMAVEVTMPEGDALRRGVRFRIEGLLRVEPSPEPVSFDSTLRLPTRDFVVED; encoded by the coding sequence ATGGCCCGCCCCGAACCCGATCAGCCGCTGCTCCCCTCGGTCCTGGACCGGCTGATCGACCTCGAACCGGGCACCACCACCGAGGCCCGCCCGAGGGCCTCCGCCCGGCTGGAGGAGCTGAAGCGCTCCGTCAGGCGCGACCTGGAGTGGCTGCTCAACTCCCGGAGGCTGCTGGCCTCACCGCCACCCGGGGCGGAACACGCGCCCCGATCGCTGCTGAGCTTCGGGCTGCCCGACTTCTCCCACGTCAGCCTGGAGAACTCGGAGCACCGCGAGGCCCTCCGCCGCACCGTCGAGGAGGCCATCTCCCGCTTCGAGCCCCGTCTGATGGCGGTCGAGGTCACCATGCCCGAGGGGGACGCCCTCCGGCGCGGGGTCCGGTTCCGGATCGAGGGGCTGCTCCGAGTCGAGCCGAGCCCGGAGCCCGTCTCCTTCGACTCGACGCTCCGACTGCCGACCCGGGACTTCGTGGTCGAGGACTGA
- a CDS encoding ABC transporter permease subunit, which produces MFARLWWKDARQFGAAWVLIALAVGAGYLLVAWLVAEQIVRDRIDYGIAFLGTCLYAMAISTAALAGERENGTLRTLDAMPGPRGRVWDAKASFCVATAILLAVLLLGLAAVRSGPGGIERAGGAWPATLTAALSLIGVGCFVLEAVGWGLLWSALMGHVLLAAVLAVGSLVVVGLAVGTSGEVRPEGLAGDAPIRLMIALVTSAVSRGIFLASGPPHRSWWPGRGRAARRGRSAPADALAGAEPPVPGRSGMLRMAASLAWQAAVRRRRLLGPGLMPRMAASLAWQAAREVREAWPALALVGLGIPLLMRGLAVGLRVRLTDEAGLAMLLNALVALVAGVLVFHPEQKGRSFRFLVHHGVHPTIVWPIKLVAWMPGLALLWSPYVVLFAVGVLDPSVFGPGSSRQVYPIVLTGCFASGLLCGMAIRRGITAAVVAVLVVLLTGLPIVILAAIGLMPVWWAWEVPVAVLLVSWAWAGPWMHDRPGPGRWLRLAGLLGLASVILVPSYIGSRAWGVPDAGPLPAGLRAQLTSSGAGDGEDAAPLYRQAALGLVAPGVAMGSPLAGPDGLGSGMIAMMGDTLPGQGEDVDEDPRQAIDRVVRDGWDPEAEAPGAWLRANEDVLDLIRRASTRPACRFRDLDRLTLFNLDPPSSMEAPPRLPLARLVAVSARERQHRGDLEGAWEDVMTLLRIARQRVEPMDSSRAIAAMDIERTGLGLAMDWAGDEGQTPDRLRSALESFQGLAEPPALELVIATEQVLAEQTLALPREELRDELAWLRVPKRPSAATSGMASAVTTPWELERARRATRTLYAERRTEAEEVPVWYGAGPQTLGRLDLRRELSILETTPIVNGLFAPIETLQTAETRNEISRRALVQVLALRSWQLGHEGTLPDRLERLVPLELDRLPDDPYHPGFPFGYVLVDANALPPGTTLPGSEWAGPGGLRIRRGDGILYSIGPDRVDDLGLVASNPDRMNLPGDLVFLVPGRGGPAPSGSQAGQVEPPAPGSGDDQPLDDAAPR; this is translated from the coding sequence ATGTTCGCTCGCCTGTGGTGGAAGGACGCGAGGCAGTTCGGGGCCGCCTGGGTGCTGATCGCGCTGGCGGTGGGGGCGGGCTACCTGCTCGTCGCCTGGCTGGTCGCCGAGCAGATCGTACGCGATCGGATCGACTACGGGATCGCCTTCCTGGGGACCTGCCTCTACGCGATGGCGATCTCGACGGCCGCGCTGGCCGGTGAGCGTGAGAACGGGACGCTCCGGACCCTGGACGCGATGCCGGGCCCACGGGGCCGGGTCTGGGACGCCAAGGCGTCGTTCTGCGTGGCGACGGCCATCCTGCTCGCGGTCCTGCTGCTCGGGCTCGCGGCGGTGCGGAGCGGGCCGGGGGGGATCGAGCGGGCCGGGGGGGCCTGGCCGGCGACCCTGACGGCGGCCCTGTCGCTGATCGGCGTGGGATGCTTTGTGCTGGAGGCGGTGGGGTGGGGCCTGCTCTGGTCGGCCCTGATGGGCCACGTTCTCCTTGCGGCCGTGCTGGCGGTGGGCAGCCTGGTCGTGGTCGGGCTGGCGGTCGGCACCTCGGGCGAAGTCCGCCCCGAGGGATTGGCCGGTGACGCGCCGATTCGGCTGATGATCGCCCTGGTCACGTCGGCCGTCTCGCGGGGGATCTTCCTCGCCTCCGGGCCGCCGCACCGATCGTGGTGGCCGGGGAGGGGCCGGGCGGCCCGGCGGGGCCGATCGGCCCCGGCCGACGCCCTCGCCGGGGCCGAGCCGCCGGTCCCCGGCCGATCCGGGATGCTCCGGATGGCGGCGAGCCTGGCCTGGCAGGCGGCCGTACGTCGTCGTCGGCTGCTCGGCCCTGGACTCATGCCCCGGATGGCGGCGAGCCTGGCCTGGCAGGCGGCCCGGGAAGTCCGCGAGGCCTGGCCGGCGCTCGCGCTGGTCGGGCTGGGCATCCCGCTGCTCATGCGAGGCCTCGCGGTGGGCCTCCGGGTCCGGCTCACCGACGAGGCCGGCCTGGCGATGCTCCTGAACGCGCTGGTCGCGCTGGTCGCCGGCGTGCTGGTTTTCCATCCGGAGCAGAAGGGGAGATCGTTCCGGTTCCTGGTGCACCATGGGGTCCATCCGACGATCGTCTGGCCGATCAAGCTGGTGGCCTGGATGCCGGGTTTGGCGCTGCTGTGGTCGCCCTACGTGGTGCTCTTCGCGGTCGGGGTCCTCGACCCGAGTGTCTTCGGTCCCGGCTCGTCGAGGCAGGTCTACCCGATCGTCCTGACCGGATGCTTCGCGTCGGGTTTGCTCTGCGGGATGGCGATCCGGCGCGGGATCACGGCGGCGGTGGTCGCAGTGCTGGTGGTGCTCCTCACGGGCCTGCCGATCGTCATCCTGGCGGCGATCGGCCTGATGCCGGTGTGGTGGGCCTGGGAGGTCCCCGTGGCGGTCCTCCTGGTGTCGTGGGCCTGGGCCGGACCCTGGATGCACGACCGGCCCGGCCCGGGTCGATGGCTCCGCCTGGCGGGCCTGCTCGGGCTGGCATCGGTGATTCTCGTCCCCTCCTACATCGGCTCCCGGGCCTGGGGCGTCCCCGACGCCGGCCCGCTGCCCGCCGGGCTCCGGGCCCAGCTGACGTCGTCGGGGGCGGGGGACGGCGAGGACGCGGCCCCGCTCTACCGGCAGGCCGCCCTCGGGCTGGTCGCCCCGGGGGTCGCGATGGGCTCGCCCCTGGCCGGGCCTGACGGCCTCGGCTCGGGGATGATCGCCATGATGGGCGACACATTGCCCGGGCAGGGTGAGGATGTGGACGAGGATCCGAGGCAGGCAATCGACCGGGTCGTCCGCGACGGCTGGGACCCCGAGGCGGAGGCGCCCGGGGCCTGGTTGAGGGCGAACGAGGACGTCCTGGACCTGATCCGGCGGGCGAGCACGCGTCCCGCCTGCCGGTTCCGCGACCTCGACCGATTGACCCTGTTCAATCTAGATCCGCCCTCCTCGATGGAGGCCCCCCCGAGGTTGCCGTTGGCCCGGCTCGTCGCCGTGTCCGCCCGGGAGCGGCAGCACCGTGGCGACCTCGAAGGGGCGTGGGAGGACGTGATGACGCTCCTCCGCATCGCCCGGCAGAGGGTCGAGCCGATGGACTCGTCCCGGGCGATCGCGGCGATGGACATCGAGCGGACGGGATTGGGACTCGCGATGGATTGGGCGGGAGACGAGGGCCAGACGCCCGACCGGCTCCGATCGGCCCTGGAGTCTTTCCAGGGCCTCGCGGAGCCGCCGGCCCTGGAGCTAGTGATCGCCACCGAGCAGGTGCTCGCCGAGCAGACGCTCGCCCTCCCCCGGGAGGAACTGCGGGACGAATTGGCTTGGCTCCGCGTGCCGAAACGCCCCAGCGCGGCCACGTCGGGGATGGCCTCGGCCGTCACCACTCCCTGGGAGCTGGAGCGGGCCCGCCGGGCGACCCGGACCCTCTACGCGGAGCGGCGTACCGAGGCGGAGGAGGTGCCGGTGTGGTACGGCGCCGGCCCGCAGACGCTCGGCCGACTGGATCTCCGGCGCGAGCTGTCGATCCTGGAGACGACCCCGATCGTCAACGGGCTGTTTGCCCCGATCGAGACCCTGCAGACGGCCGAAACCCGCAACGAGATATCCCGGAGGGCCCTGGTCCAGGTCCTTGCGCTAAGGTCGTGGCAGCTCGGCCACGAGGGGACGCTGCCCGATCGGCTGGAACGGCTCGTCCCCCTGGAACTCGACCGCCTGCCGGATGACCCGTACCACCCGGGGTTCCCGTTCGGCTACGTCCTCGTGGACGCTAACGCCCTCCCCCCGGGGACGACCCTTCCCGGGTCGGAGTGGGCCGGGCCGGGCGGCCTCCGGATCCGCCGGGGGGATGGGATCCTCTACAGCATCGGCCCGGACCGGGTCGACGACCTGGGCCTTGTGGCATCGAATCCCGATCGGATGAACCTGCCCGGCGACCTGGTGTTTCTCGTTCCCGGCCGAGGAGGGCCGGCGCCGTCGGGTTCCCAGGCCGGCCAGGTCGAGCCGCCCGCGCCCGGATCGGGCGACGATCAACCCCTGGACGACGCGGCCCCCCGATGA